A single genomic interval of Zobellia nedashkovskayae harbors:
- a CDS encoding alpha/beta fold hydrolase — MLNYVTYLNQESDSWVTFVHGAGGSSSIWFKQLREFKKHFNILLLDLRGHGDSQPGLKDAFDDKYTFDFITEDILEVLDYLKIQKSHFIGISLGTVLIRNLAEKYPGRVESMVLGGAIIRLDMRFRILMGFGGLFKSLVPYIWLYKLFTFAIMPDGNHKESRLLFVREAKRMYQKEFVRWYKMGSQINRLLRFFRAGDINIPTLYVMGGEDYLFLPSVKKMVQKQSQSSLLTIEHCGHVVNVEQPQLFNRFVIDFVADVDRGL, encoded by the coding sequence TTGCTGAATTATGTAACATATCTAAATCAAGAATCAGATTCTTGGGTAACCTTCGTGCACGGAGCCGGAGGCAGTTCTTCTATTTGGTTTAAACAATTAAGGGAGTTTAAGAAACACTTTAATATTTTGTTGCTGGACCTTAGGGGGCATGGTGATTCACAACCGGGCTTAAAAGATGCCTTTGACGATAAATATACTTTTGACTTTATCACAGAAGATATCTTAGAGGTGTTAGATTATCTCAAAATCCAAAAATCGCATTTTATAGGTATTTCCTTAGGTACCGTACTTATCAGAAACTTAGCTGAAAAATACCCTGGCCGTGTAGAGAGCATGGTATTGGGCGGTGCTATTATTAGGCTAGATATGCGCTTTAGGATTTTAATGGGCTTTGGCGGTCTTTTTAAATCTCTTGTTCCGTATATATGGCTTTACAAACTGTTTACTTTTGCGATAATGCCAGATGGTAATCATAAAGAGTCTAGATTGCTTTTTGTTCGTGAAGCAAAACGAATGTATCAAAAGGAATTTGTTAGATGGTATAAAATGGGCTCGCAGATAAATAGACTCCTACGTTTTTTTAGAGCAGGAGATATTAATATTCCTACACTCTATGTTATGGGCGGTGAAGATTATCTTTTTCTTCCTTCTGTAAAGAAAATGGTTCAGAAACAATCACAATCTAGTTTGTTGACTATTGAACATTGTGGTCATGTTGTTAATGTAGAACAGCCTCAACTATTCAATCGTTTTGTTATAGATTTTGTTGCTGACGTAGATAGAGGGTTGTAG
- the pyrF gene encoding orotidine-5'-phosphate decarboxylase — MTTEELVAQIRKKKSFLCIGLDTDLEKIPSHLLGEEDPIFAFNKAIIDVTHDICVSYKPNIAFYEAYGIKGWQSLEKTIKYINANYPELFTIADAKRGDIGNTSTRYAKAFFEDLEFDSVTIAPYMGKDSVEPFLAFKDKHTILLALTSNVGAFDFQTKLIDGKELYKTVLETSKTYDNSENLMYVVGATKAEYLKDIRKIIPKSFLLVPGVGAQGGSLKEVCENGMSENVGLLINSSRGIIYASAESDFADAARHKALELQRQMAELL; from the coding sequence ATGACTACTGAAGAACTTGTTGCCCAAATTAGAAAGAAAAAGTCATTTCTATGTATTGGTCTTGATACCGATTTAGAAAAAATTCCGTCGCACCTTCTTGGAGAAGAAGATCCCATATTCGCTTTTAATAAAGCTATTATTGATGTTACGCATGATATTTGCGTATCGTACAAGCCCAATATTGCTTTTTATGAAGCTTACGGGATTAAAGGGTGGCAGTCCTTAGAGAAGACTATTAAATACATTAACGCTAATTATCCGGAGCTATTTACAATAGCTGATGCCAAGCGGGGCGATATAGGTAATACTTCCACACGTTATGCAAAAGCATTTTTTGAAGATTTGGAATTTGATTCCGTTACCATAGCCCCATATATGGGAAAAGACTCGGTTGAGCCATTTTTGGCTTTTAAAGATAAACACACCATATTATTAGCATTAACATCTAATGTTGGTGCTTTTGACTTTCAAACGAAATTAATAGACGGTAAGGAATTATATAAAACGGTACTGGAGACCTCAAAAACTTATGATAATTCTGAAAACCTAATGTACGTAGTAGGTGCAACCAAAGCAGAGTATCTGAAAGACATTCGGAAAATTATACCTAAAAGCTTTTTATTGGTGCCAGGTGTTGGTGCACAAGGAGGAAGTCTAAAGGAGGTTTGTGAAAACGGTATGAGCGAAAACGTAGGTCTTCTTATAAATTCTTCTAGAGGAATAATTTATGCCTCAGCAGAATCGGACTTTGCGGATGCAGCAAGGCATAAAGCTTTAGAGCTACAACGTCAAATGGCCGAACTTTTATAA
- the prfA gene encoding peptide chain release factor 1, with protein MIDKLNIVKQRFDEVSDLIIQPDIISDQKRYVGLTKEYSDLKELVAKRELYLELMNNIEEAEEIIADGSDAEMVEMAKMQLEEAKGGIPKIEEEIKLMLIPKDPEDAKDVVVEIRAGTGGDEASIFAGDLFRMYTKYCEGRGWKTNVIDLSEGTSGGYKEIQFEVTGKDVYGTLKFEAGVHRVQRVPQTETQGRVHTSAATVMVLPEAEDFDVQIDPKDVRIDFFCSSGPGGQSVNTTYSAVRLTHIPTGLVAQCQDQKSQHKNKDKAFRVLRSRLYDQELAKKQEEDAAKRNSQVSSGDRSAKIRTYNYPQGRVTDHRIGLTLYDLQNIIDGDIQKIIDELSFVENTEKLKEASEIF; from the coding sequence ATGATAGATAAACTCAATATTGTTAAGCAGCGTTTTGATGAGGTTTCTGACCTTATTATTCAGCCGGATATTATTTCGGACCAGAAGCGCTATGTAGGATTGACCAAAGAATATTCCGATTTAAAAGAGCTTGTAGCTAAACGTGAGCTGTATTTAGAGCTTATGAACAACATTGAAGAAGCGGAAGAAATTATAGCGGACGGTAGTGATGCAGAGATGGTAGAAATGGCCAAAATGCAACTAGAGGAAGCCAAAGGGGGAATCCCTAAAATAGAAGAAGAAATTAAATTAATGCTCATACCAAAAGACCCTGAAGACGCCAAAGATGTGGTAGTTGAGATTAGGGCTGGAACTGGTGGTGACGAGGCTAGTATTTTTGCTGGAGACTTATTTCGTATGTATACGAAGTATTGTGAAGGTAGGGGTTGGAAAACCAATGTTATAGATTTAAGTGAAGGTACCAGTGGTGGTTATAAAGAGATTCAGTTTGAAGTAACTGGTAAAGATGTTTACGGAACGCTTAAGTTTGAGGCAGGTGTACACCGCGTTCAACGTGTGCCGCAGACAGAAACCCAAGGTAGAGTGCACACCAGTGCCGCAACCGTAATGGTACTTCCTGAGGCTGAAGATTTTGATGTTCAGATAGACCCAAAAGATGTTCGGATAGATTTTTTCTGTTCTTCAGGTCCTGGAGGTCAGTCTGTGAACACCACGTATTCTGCAGTGCGTTTAACACACATTCCTACGGGGTTGGTGGCGCAATGTCAAGATCAAAAGTCGCAGCATAAAAATAAAGATAAAGCTTTTAGGGTATTGCGCTCGCGTTTGTATGATCAAGAACTTGCTAAAAAGCAAGAAGAAGATGCGGCAAAACGTAATTCTCAGGTAAGCAGTGGTGACCGTTCTGCTAAGATTAGAACATACAATTATCCACAAGGTCGTGTTACGGATCACCGTATTGGGTTGACTCTTTACGATTTGCAAAATATTATTGATGGTGATATTCAAAAAATTATTGATGAACTTAGTTTTGTGGAGAATACTGAAAAGCTAAAAGAAGCTTCCGAGATTTTTTAA
- a CDS encoding DUF4197 domain-containing protein, with product MKKLVILFLALSLNSCHELQQVVNQLPQGSVALGNDQIAAGLREALDKGIKTQVSKLTQEDGFLKNEAVKILLPEELQKVDKTLRDIGLGSLADEGLKVLNRAAEDAVGEATPIFVDAVKGITFSDAKNILLGSDNAATQYLTSATQTQLYAKFNPVIKNSFSKVGADKIWSNLITKYNNIPLTKKVNPDLTDYVTQEALNGVFTMIAVEEKEIRNDASSRTTDLLRRVFSLQD from the coding sequence ATGAAAAAACTGGTTATATTATTTCTTGCACTGAGCTTAAATTCTTGTCACGAACTTCAACAGGTCGTAAACCAATTACCGCAAGGAAGCGTTGCCCTAGGCAATGATCAAATTGCTGCGGGACTTAGAGAAGCATTGGACAAAGGCATTAAAACGCAAGTAAGCAAGCTTACACAAGAAGATGGTTTCTTAAAAAACGAAGCCGTAAAAATACTTCTACCAGAAGAACTACAGAAAGTAGATAAAACTCTTCGTGATATTGGACTTGGTAGTTTGGCCGATGAAGGTCTTAAAGTATTGAATAGAGCTGCAGAAGATGCTGTTGGCGAAGCCACTCCTATTTTTGTAGATGCGGTAAAGGGAATTACATTTAGTGATGCCAAAAATATTTTATTAGGAAGCGACAATGCGGCTACTCAATATTTGACCTCGGCTACACAAACGCAACTTTACGCTAAATTCAATCCGGTTATAAAGAATTCTTTTAGCAAAGTAGGTGCCGATAAGATTTGGAGCAACCTTATTACAAAATATAATAACATACCACTGACAAAGAAGGTTAATCCTGACTTAACTGACTATGTTACACAAGAAGCACTTAATGGCGTATTCACGATGATCGCTGTAGAAGAAAAGGAAATAAGAAATGATGCAAGCTCTAGAACAACTGATCTTTTAAGACGTGTTTTTAGCTTACAGGATTAA
- a CDS encoding AIR synthase related protein has protein sequence MSSSTSERYSQRGVSASKEDVHNAIKHIDKGLFPKAFCKIVPDYLTNDEGYCLVMHADGAGTKSSLAYMYWKETGDLSVWKGIAQDALIMNIDDLICVGATDNIMLSSTIGRNKNLIPGEVISEIINGTEELIKDLATHGLTIRSTGGETADVGDLVRTIIVDSTVTARLKKKDVIDNANIKAGDVIVGLASFGQATYEKEYNGGMGSNGLTSARHDVFSKYLAEKYPESFDASVPDDLVYSGNTKLTDKIDDVPLDAGKLVLSPTRTYAPIVKKILTKYTSEDIHGMVHCSGGAQTKILHFIDELHVIKDNLFPVPPLFKLIQEQSGTDWKEMYQVFNCGHRLEIYTNEAVAKELIAISESFGVDAQIVGRVEASASKKLTIESTYGKFVY, from the coding sequence ATGAGTTCGTCTACTAGTGAAAGATATAGCCAAAGAGGTGTTTCAGCCTCAAAAGAAGATGTGCACAACGCAATAAAGCATATTGATAAGGGACTCTTTCCAAAAGCGTTCTGTAAGATTGTGCCAGATTATTTAACGAATGATGAGGGTTATTGCTTGGTAATGCATGCAGATGGTGCCGGAACAAAATCTTCGTTGGCATATATGTACTGGAAGGAAACGGGAGATCTATCCGTATGGAAAGGTATTGCCCAGGATGCACTTATTATGAACATAGATGATCTTATCTGTGTAGGAGCAACTGATAATATTATGCTTTCTTCCACTATTGGACGCAACAAAAATTTGATTCCCGGTGAAGTAATTTCGGAAATCATTAATGGAACAGAGGAACTGATCAAAGATTTAGCTACACACGGTTTAACAATCCGTTCTACAGGTGGCGAAACGGCAGATGTGGGTGATTTGGTACGTACCATTATTGTAGATTCTACGGTTACTGCTCGTTTAAAGAAGAAAGACGTTATAGATAACGCCAATATAAAAGCAGGAGATGTTATTGTTGGTTTGGCCTCATTTGGTCAAGCTACTTACGAAAAAGAATACAACGGAGGTATGGGTAGTAATGGACTTACCTCTGCAAGACATGATGTGTTTTCTAAATATCTTGCGGAGAAATATCCAGAGAGTTTTGATGCTTCCGTGCCAGATGATTTGGTGTATTCAGGTAACACAAAATTGACCGATAAAATTGATGATGTTCCTTTGGATGCTGGTAAATTGGTATTGTCGCCAACCCGTACCTATGCACCTATTGTAAAGAAAATCCTTACTAAGTATACTTCTGAAGATATTCATGGTATGGTGCACTGTAGTGGTGGTGCGCAAACCAAAATTCTACATTTTATAGATGAGCTTCACGTTATAAAGGATAATCTTTTTCCTGTTCCACCACTTTTTAAATTGATTCAAGAGCAATCCGGTACAGATTGGAAAGAGATGTATCAGGTTTTTAATTGTGGTCATCGTCTTGAGATTTATACGAATGAAGCTGTAGCCAAAGAGCTTATTGCTATTTCAGAAAGTTTTGGCGTAGATGCTCAAATTGTGGGTAGAGTAGAGGCAAGTGCTTCTAAAAAACTAACAATTGAGAGCACTTATGGCAAGTTTGTTTATTAA
- a CDS encoding QcrA and Rieske domain-containing protein gives MERKQFLKTLGASAAFALAFPCLHGCSNDSEEDEEAEGNTPIPTGIDFTLDLSDPENAKLADNGGFVLKNLVVVAKNLQGEFVAASQVCSHQGYEEVRFVDLDGGIFYCDVHGSRFEQNGTPINKVDGATAKTLKIFKTELTDNMLRVFE, from the coding sequence ATGGAAAGAAAACAGTTCTTAAAAACTTTAGGAGCCAGCGCGGCTTTTGCTCTCGCTTTCCCATGTTTACATGGTTGTTCTAATGATAGCGAAGAGGATGAAGAAGCGGAAGGAAATACCCCTATACCTACCGGAATAGATTTTACCCTAGACTTAAGTGATCCCGAAAATGCAAAACTTGCCGATAATGGCGGATTTGTATTGAAAAATTTAGTGGTTGTAGCTAAAAATCTGCAAGGAGAATTTGTTGCCGCTAGCCAAGTTTGTAGTCATCAAGGTTATGAGGAAGTACGTTTTGTTGATTTGGATGGTGGTATCTTTTATTGTGATGTACACGGGTCTCGTTTTGAGCAAAACGGAACGCCAATCAATAAGGTAGATGGCGCAACAGCAAAAACATTGAAGATTTTTAAAACCGAATTAACTGATAATATGTTGCGCGTTTTTGAATAA
- a CDS encoding thioredoxin family protein, producing the protein MKKILFLFCMIVVTSLSAQNWQENYKEAQALAKENDKNLLLVFAGSDWCAPCIKLEKAIWESQEFKKFAETDLILYRADFPRKKANKLSEELTAQNNNLAEKYNAQGHFPLVVLLNKEAKVLGQTGYLKLSPDEYITHLKSMF; encoded by the coding sequence ATGAAGAAGATCTTATTTTTATTTTGCATGATTGTTGTCACTTCTCTTTCTGCCCAAAATTGGCAGGAAAATTACAAAGAAGCTCAGGCTTTGGCAAAAGAGAACGACAAGAATTTACTATTGGTTTTTGCTGGGTCGGATTGGTGTGCACCTTGTATAAAACTAGAAAAGGCAATTTGGGAATCACAAGAATTTAAGAAATTCGCCGAAACGGATTTAATACTTTATCGAGCTGATTTTCCAAGAAAAAAAGCTAATAAACTTAGTGAAGAGCTAACAGCTCAAAATAACAACTTAGCAGAAAAGTACAACGCTCAGGGTCATTTTCCTTTAGTGGTTCTGTTGAATAAAGAGGCTAAGGTCTTAGGGCAAACAGGCTACCTTAAGCTTTCTCCTGATGAATATATAACACATTTAAAATCTATGTTTTAG
- a CDS encoding FAD:protein FMN transferase — protein MRIVFYILSFFYLSSGFAQEKKLVTVHKAMELMGTRFDITVVSGNEDLGYINIEEATAEILRIENMISAWNPDSETSLINKNAGIKPVKVSLELYMLIERAKQISEITDGAFDITFASMDDIWKFDGSMKNMPSPEDISESIKNVGYEKIILNPIERTVYLSQKGMKISFGAIGKGYAADKAKEFLVSKQVLGGIINAAGDLTTWGTKATGEKWLIGIANPLSDEKIFSWLPVVESSVATSGNSEKYVTFDGVKYSHIINPRTGYPSTGINSVSVFAKSAELCDALATAVYIMGKEDGLALINQLGVTEVILIDADNKVYKSSGILLNEKP, from the coding sequence GTGAGAATAGTATTTTACATACTTTCTTTTTTTTACTTATCCAGTGGCTTTGCCCAGGAGAAGAAACTAGTGACTGTGCATAAGGCTATGGAGCTTATGGGTACACGGTTTGATATTACTGTTGTATCTGGTAATGAAGATTTAGGGTATATAAATATTGAAGAAGCCACTGCGGAAATTCTTCGGATAGAAAACATGATTTCTGCATGGAACCCGGATTCCGAAACTTCTTTGATAAATAAAAATGCAGGTATAAAGCCAGTAAAAGTTAGCTTGGAGTTATATATGTTGATTGAGAGAGCCAAACAAATTTCTGAAATTACGGATGGCGCTTTCGATATTACGTTTGCTTCCATGGATGATATCTGGAAATTTGATGGATCCATGAAGAATATGCCAAGTCCTGAAGATATTAGTGAGTCGATTAAGAACGTAGGTTACGAAAAAATTATTTTGAACCCCATAGAGAGAACAGTGTATTTGAGTCAAAAGGGCATGAAGATTTCTTTTGGAGCAATTGGTAAAGGCTATGCTGCAGATAAAGCTAAGGAGTTTCTTGTTTCTAAACAGGTTTTGGGTGGCATTATCAATGCGGCAGGAGACCTCACTACTTGGGGGACAAAAGCAACAGGAGAAAAATGGTTGATTGGTATAGCGAACCCATTAAGTGACGAAAAGATTTTTTCTTGGTTACCAGTTGTAGAATCTTCAGTGGCAACCTCAGGCAATTCTGAAAAATACGTCACTTTTGATGGTGTAAAATATTCGCATATTATAAATCCTAGAACTGGTTATCCTTCTACTGGAATTAATAGTGTTTCTGTTTTTGCAAAGAGCGCAGAACTTTGTGACGCTTTGGCAACGGCAGTATATATAATGGGCAAAGAAGATGGGTTGGCTTTGATAAATCAATTGGGCGTTACCGAAGTTATTTTAATTGATGCTGATAATAAAGTGTATAAGAGTAGTGGTATTCTATTAAACGAAAAGCCCTAA
- a CDS encoding transporter has protein sequence MHSTLKKYLFTLLFLFSISLFSQGAWTKAKNEAYVQLSYYNIAGYSGIYGNPDYRTERKITDNTLQLFGEYGISDKTTVLLSLPIKMIKAGDVVSSATGIPITSDGSETALGNLVIGVKHQLYNNKWVISGQFNIEANTGNYFEASGLRSGYDTFTLSPKLNIGRGYDNFFVQASTGVDIRFNDYSSNFRASAEAGVKPIKRLWLIGFLDFLTSFENGEVILPEANLATGLYLNDQEYVAYGIKGIVEITEKFGVLANYTSAISGTNVPKRAVIGGGIYHKF, from the coding sequence ATGCATAGTACCTTAAAAAAATACCTTTTCACCTTGCTTTTTTTATTTTCTATTTCTCTTTTTTCTCAGGGAGCGTGGACAAAAGCAAAAAACGAAGCTTACGTTCAACTATCTTATTATAATATAGCTGGTTATTCCGGTATCTACGGAAATCCCGATTATAGAACCGAGCGTAAAATAACAGATAACACCCTTCAACTTTTTGGTGAATATGGTATTTCTGATAAGACTACTGTTTTATTAAGTCTACCTATTAAAATGATAAAAGCTGGCGATGTAGTATCATCTGCTACTGGCATACCTATTACTTCAGATGGTTCTGAAACCGCTTTGGGTAATTTGGTTATTGGCGTAAAACATCAACTTTATAATAATAAATGGGTGATTTCCGGTCAATTTAATATTGAGGCCAACACCGGAAACTATTTTGAGGCATCCGGACTTAGAAGTGGTTATGATACATTTACATTATCTCCAAAACTGAATATTGGTAGAGGTTATGATAATTTCTTTGTTCAGGCATCTACAGGAGTTGATATTCGTTTTAATGACTATAGTTCAAATTTTAGAGCTAGCGCTGAAGCTGGTGTAAAACCCATAAAACGACTTTGGTTAATTGGTTTTCTTGACTTTTTAACTTCTTTTGAAAACGGAGAGGTTATACTTCCGGAAGCTAATTTGGCCACAGGGTTGTATCTTAATGATCAAGAATATGTTGCCTATGGCATAAAGGGTATAGTTGAAATTACAGAAAAGTTTGGCGTACTAGCTAACTACACTTCAGCAATTTCAGGAACAAATGTGCCTAAAAGAGCTGTTATTGGTGGGGGTATTTATCACAAATTTTAA
- a CDS encoding glutamine synthetase III family protein, which produces MSRQRFDAIAESRKRERVSVDENGRRSELFANNVFNNQRMLQYLTKDALASVQGAIFSGSKIDRKIADQVAEAMKGWAIEMGATHYTHWFQPLTGATAEKHDAFFDLMPDGRALEKFGGGQLVQQEPDASSFPSGGIRNTFEARGYTAWDPTSPAFVYDTTLCIPTVFVSYTGEALDNKAPLLRALGAVDEAATAVARYFDKTVVKVNATLGWEQEYFLVDKELAFSRIDISLTGRTLVGHSAAKGQQLDDHYFGVIPLRAINFMKELEVECMRLGIPLKTRHNEVAPNQFELAPVYEEANLAVDHNLLLMDVMDRIADRHHLKVLFHEKPFADINGSGKHNNWSLATDTGVNLLSPGSTPMKNLQFLTFFINTIKAVDTYEELLRSSIASAGNDHRLGSNEAPPAILSIFVGKQLSSVLDELEGVSKGKLSPEEKTELKLNVVGKIPEILLDNTDRNRTSPFAFTGNKFEMRGVGSNTNCAKPMTILNTIVAKQLQEFKKEVDALVDKKSLKKDEAVFNVLREYIKTSKRIRFDGDGYSDEWEKEAKRRKLSNNKNTPEALQILTSKESLSLFESMGVMSEKEVTARQEVELEAYILHIQIEGRVFNELVYNHIIPSVIEYQNILIKNVLGLKEIYGAAHRKLTDGQSGIIEQIAEHVTELKKQTDAMIDARRKANKLTDTHKKAFAYCDNVKPYFDEIRMHCDKLERLVDNRFWPLTKYRELLSIK; this is translated from the coding sequence ATGTCTAGACAACGATTTGATGCTATTGCCGAGAGTAGAAAAAGAGAGCGTGTAAGCGTTGATGAAAATGGGCGTAGATCAGAGCTTTTTGCGAACAATGTATTCAATAATCAACGCATGTTACAATACCTTACCAAAGATGCTTTGGCAAGTGTACAGGGCGCTATTTTTTCAGGGTCAAAAATTGATAGAAAAATTGCGGATCAAGTGGCCGAAGCCATGAAGGGGTGGGCTATTGAAATGGGTGCTACACATTATACGCACTGGTTTCAGCCACTTACTGGAGCTACCGCAGAGAAGCATGATGCCTTTTTTGATTTAATGCCGGATGGTAGGGCTTTGGAGAAATTTGGAGGCGGACAATTGGTACAACAAGAACCAGATGCATCTAGTTTTCCCAGTGGCGGAATTCGTAATACATTTGAGGCAAGAGGATACACTGCATGGGATCCAACAAGTCCAGCTTTTGTATATGATACTACCTTATGTATACCTACGGTATTCGTTTCGTATACCGGAGAGGCCTTAGATAATAAAGCACCTTTGTTGCGTGCTCTAGGTGCTGTTGACGAAGCTGCAACGGCCGTAGCTAGATATTTTGATAAAACAGTAGTAAAAGTAAATGCTACTTTGGGTTGGGAACAAGAATATTTCTTGGTAGATAAGGAACTTGCTTTTTCTAGAATTGATATTAGTTTAACTGGGCGAACATTAGTTGGTCATTCAGCGGCAAAAGGTCAGCAGTTAGACGATCATTATTTTGGAGTAATTCCTTTACGGGCCATTAATTTCATGAAGGAATTAGAGGTAGAGTGTATGCGCCTTGGTATTCCATTAAAAACAAGACATAATGAAGTGGCTCCTAATCAATTTGAATTGGCTCCTGTTTATGAAGAAGCAAATTTGGCGGTAGATCATAATTTGCTTTTAATGGATGTTATGGACCGTATTGCGGATAGGCATCATCTAAAGGTTCTTTTTCATGAAAAACCATTTGCAGATATTAACGGATCGGGTAAGCATAATAACTGGTCATTAGCTACGGATACGGGGGTAAATTTATTGAGTCCTGGTTCTACGCCAATGAAGAATCTTCAGTTTTTGACGTTTTTTATAAATACGATTAAAGCTGTTGATACCTATGAAGAATTGTTGCGATCGTCTATTGCCTCAGCAGGTAATGATCATCGATTGGGGTCTAATGAAGCGCCACCAGCTATCTTATCTATATTTGTTGGTAAACAGTTAAGTAGTGTTTTAGACGAATTGGAAGGTGTGTCCAAAGGGAAATTATCGCCGGAAGAGAAAACGGAACTTAAACTGAACGTTGTTGGTAAAATACCTGAAATTTTATTAGATAATACAGATCGTAACCGTACATCTCCCTTTGCGTTTACTGGTAATAAATTTGAAATGCGTGGTGTTGGGTCAAATACAAACTGCGCAAAACCAATGACTATTTTAAATACAATTGTAGCGAAACAGTTGCAAGAGTTTAAAAAGGAGGTAGATGCATTGGTAGATAAAAAAAGCCTAAAAAAAGATGAGGCTGTTTTTAATGTGTTGCGTGAATATATCAAAACTTCAAAACGTATTCGTTTTGATGGAGATGGGTATAGCGATGAATGGGAGAAAGAAGCAAAGCGAAGAAAATTAAGTAATAATAAAAATACGCCAGAAGCTTTACAGATTTTGACTTCAAAAGAGAGTTTAAGCCTTTTTGAGTCTATGGGTGTAATGAGTGAAAAAGAGGTTACGGCAAGACAAGAAGTTGAGCTGGAAGCTTATATTCTACATATTCAAATTGAGGGTAGGGTTTTCAATGAATTAGTTTATAATCATATTATTCCTTCGGTAATAGAATACCAGAATATTTTGATTAAAAATGTTTTGGGCTTAAAAGAAATTTATGGTGCCGCACATAGGAAATTGACGGATGGCCAGTCGGGAATTATTGAGCAGATTGCCGAGCATGTTACCGAGCTTAAAAAGCAGACAGATGCAATGATCGATGCCAGAAGAAAAGCGAACAAGCTTACCGATACCCATAAAAAAGCATTTGCTTATTGCGATAATGTAAAACCATATTTTGATGAAATACGAATGCATTGTGATAAGTTGGAAAGGTTAGTGGATAACCGCTTTTGGCCTTTAACTAAATACCGTGAGTTGTTGTCTATTAAATAG
- a CDS encoding glutamine synthetase beta-grasp domain-containing protein, producing MSKTKLEYIWLDGYFPTQNMRSKTKVVNDFGGKLEDCDMWSFDGSSTRQAEGGSSDCLLKPVAIYPDPARRDAFLVMTEVLNADGTAHVSNGRAGIDDDDNDFWFGFEQEYFIMDTKTQLPLGFPIGGYPAPQGMYYCSVGGLHTHGRELVEKHADLCIDAGLNFEGINQEVASGQWEFQLFAKGAKKAGDEIWVARYLLDRLTEQYGYYIDYHPKPLGKDMDWNGSGMHANFSNEVLRTCGSKETYEKICEAFRPVVKEHIEVYGEFNDQRLTGLHETASITDFSFGVSDRGASIRIPIITVEQGWKGWLEDRRPASNGDPYKIAGRIIKTVKSAKI from the coding sequence ATGAGCAAAACTAAATTAGAGTACATCTGGTTGGATGGATATTTCCCCACACAGAACATGCGTAGCAAAACTAAAGTTGTAAACGATTTTGGTGGTAAATTAGAGGATTGCGATATGTGGTCTTTTGATGGAAGCTCAACAAGACAAGCCGAAGGCGGGTCTTCCGACTGTTTATTAAAACCTGTTGCAATCTATCCAGATCCTGCACGTAGAGATGCCTTTTTAGTAATGACTGAGGTCTTGAATGCTGATGGTACTGCACATGTTTCAAACGGTAGAGCCGGTATTGATGACGATGATAATGATTTCTGGTTCGGTTTTGAACAAGAGTACTTTATCATGGATACAAAAACACAACTTCCGTTAGGTTTCCCTATCGGTGGATACCCTGCTCCACAGGGAATGTACTACTGTTCTGTAGGTGGTTTACATACACACGGTAGAGAACTAGTTGAAAAGCACGCTGATCTTTGTATTGATGCTGGCTTAAATTTTGAAGGAATCAACCAAGAAGTTGCTTCTGGACAATGGGAATTTCAATTGTTCGCTAAGGGTGCTAAAAAAGCTGGAGATGAAATCTGGGTAGCTAGATACCTTTTAGATAGATTAACTGAACAATATGGTTACTATATTGATTACCACCCAAAACCATTAGGTAAAGATATGGACTGGAATGGTTCTGGTATGCATGCCAACTTCTCTAATGAGGTTTTAAGAACATGTGGTTCTAAAGAAACATACGAGAAAATATGTGAAGCTTTCCGTCCAGTTGTAAAAGAACATATTGAAGTTTATGGTGAATTTAACGACCAACGTTTGACTGGTCTTCACGAAACTGCTTCTATTACCGACTTTAGCTTTGGTGTTTCCGATAGAGGTGCCTCTATCCGTATTCCAATTATTACAGTAGAGCAAGGCTGGAAAGGTTGGTTGGAAGATAGAAGACCTGCTTCTAACGGTGATCCATACAAGATTGCTGGTAGAATTATCAAAACAGTTAAATCTGCTAAGATTTAA